Below is a window of Microbacterium saperdae DNA.
CCGCGGGCCGTCGCCTCGATCGCCCTGGCCGGCTCGCTGGCCTTCCTCTCGGCATCGCCGACGGTGCTGGTGCTCGCGGCCGCGGTCGGCGTCGTCACCGTGGCGCTCACGATCGTCAGGCATGCCCCCGCCGACCGTCGCAACCTGGTGCAGTGGATGCTGGGGATCCTGGTGGCGCTGGCCCTGACGGTGGCGTTCGCTCTACGCCACCAGATCATCGCGCTCCTCGACGCCGGTTCCGATTTCTCGCTCCGCGGCGACCTGTGGAACACCATCCTCGACTTCGTCGCGTTGAAGCCGATCGAGGGCTGGGGATGGTTCGGGGCGTGGGCGCGCGGCGAGTACCCCTTCACCTACATCAACTTCCAGCTCGACGATCACCATCAGAGCGCCCTGAACGCGTTCTTCGACGTTCTCCTGCAGTTGGGTGCCGCGGGTCTCGTGCTGTTCCTGCTGCTCGGCGGCGTAGCGCTGATCCGTTCCTGGCTCGTCGCCAGCGTGCGCCGCTCTGTCGTCTACGCCTGGACACCGATCACCCTGGTGACGCTGGCCGTCGACTCGATGTTCGAGAGCTTCACCCTGGTCGGGGCCGGCTGGTTCATGCTCGTGCTGTGCGCGCTGCGTGCGGGCCAGTCGCGCTCGTGGCGGGAGAACATCGACGCCGCGCAGACGGGCGCGATCCCGACGTTGCGCCCGCAGGGCTGATCGGCCCGACGCGCCCACCAGGGTCCCTCCGAAGGAGGTGTCAGTCGAGGGTTCGGAGCCTGTCGGCCCAGGCGAGGGCATCGCGGACGCCGTCGTCGACAGATCGCTCCGCGCGCCATTCGAGGACGGAAGCCGCCCGATCCACGATCGCGTAGGCACCGGCCTGATCACCGGGACGACGCGCGGTCTCCACGACGGGCAGCGCCTCGCCGGTCACGCGCTCGAAGGCCGCAACGAGCTCGCGCACCGTCACCCCGTCGCCCGTGCCGAGGTTGATGACCTGGTATGGCGCCTCGTCGGACGCGACCTCGTCGAACCGCTGCACCGCGGCGACGTGCGCGAGCGCGAGATCCCAGACATGGATGTAATCGCGCAGTCCCGAGCCGTCCCTGGTCGCCCAGTCGGTTCCGGTGATCGAGAAGGGCCGACCGGACGCCTTGGCGCGCATGATCATGCCGAGAGCGTGCGAGGGCGTCGGATTCTGCAGACCCGTGCGCAACTGAGGGTCAGCGCCGATCGGATTGAAGTAGCGCAGCGCGATCGCGCGGAAGTCTCCCGCGGCCGCCGCATCGTGGAGGATCTGCTCCACCATGACCTTGGTCGCGGCATAGGGGCTCGACGGAGCGATGAGCCCCGACTCGTCGACGCCCGCGCCGCTCGCCCCCGCGTAGACGGCGGCGGAGGAGCTGAACACGATGCGGCCGATTCCGGCGTCGCGCAGTCCCTGCAGCAGAACGATGGTCTTGCCGACGTTGGCGTCGTAGTAGCCGAGCGGATCGGCGACGGACTCGGGCACGACGATGCGTGCGGCGCAGTGGATGACCGCGTCGATGTCGGGGTGCTCCGACACCACCCGGCCGAGCATCTCGCGATCGGCGATGTCGCCGACGTACAGGTTGCGCCCCTCCCCGAAGGCGGGCCGCCCGGTGGAAAGATCGTCGATCAGCACGATGTCGATCCCCGCCTCGACGCAGGCGGTCGCGACGGTGGATCCGATGTACCCGGCGCCGCCG
It encodes the following:
- the galE gene encoding UDP-glucose 4-epimerase GalE, translating into MKVLITGGAGYIGSTVATACVEAGIDIVLIDDLSTGRPAFGEGRNLYVGDIADREMLGRVVSEHPDIDAVIHCAARIVVPESVADPLGYYDANVGKTIVLLQGLRDAGIGRIVFSSSAAVYAGASGAGVDESGLIAPSSPYAATKVMVEQILHDAAAAGDFRAIALRYFNPIGADPQLRTGLQNPTPSHALGMIMRAKASGRPFSITGTDWATRDGSGLRDYIHVWDLALAHVAAVQRFDEVASDEAPYQVINLGTGDGVTVRELVAAFERVTGEALPVVETARRPGDQAGAYAIVDRAASVLEWRAERSVDDGVRDALAWADRLRTLD
- a CDS encoding O-antigen ligase family protein: MTPAHRLARLLGSVEMARAFTLAVLGAVFGSFAIEQMTSAVTLATIIAILCVLGAAILWVRRDELSPLRIAPSSLFAFLGWALVSLVWTTDRSETFFGWMSLFGFAFLALTVGHIRDTLQTVRAIGDTLRVLLTVSLGVEILSGILLDVPFTFLGVQGNLAEGGPIQGIFGSRNMLGFIAVLALITFVIEWRTQSVNAPRAVASIALAGSLAFLSASPTVLVLAAAVGVVTVALTIVRHAPADRRNLVQWMLGILVALALTVAFALRHQIIALLDAGSDFSLRGDLWNTILDFVALKPIEGWGWFGAWARGEYPFTYINFQLDDHHQSALNAFFDVLLQLGAAGLVLFLLLGGVALIRSWLVASVRRSVVYAWTPITLVTLAVDSMFESFTLVGAGWFMLVLCALRAGQSRSWRENIDAAQTGAIPTLRPQG